From the genome of Brassica napus cultivar Da-Ae unplaced genomic scaffold, Da-Ae ScsIHWf_1270;HRSCAF=1814, whole genome shotgun sequence, one region includes:
- the LOC125596737 gene encoding uncharacterized protein LOC125596737, whose translation MDSEEERNRPGNSHAGLSNLQMRALNDSMSNLLNTGLEAIHQRLDELQGRPTQSRTRTRRDHPRRNSWSDLEIREESYDDDRSINRPRRVPRHQNRGDVNPFGRNERTNDGLGGLKLKIPSFDGKNDPDAFLEWERKIELVFDCQNCSDIKKVRLAAAEFTGYAINWYDRVVTSRRRAGEAPVDTWDELSMLMRRRFVPDHYHRDLHHKLRRLLQGSKTVEDYHQEMETLMIKADVEEPLDATMARFLTGLNRDIQDRMELEDYNSMEQMLHKAVLIEQQVKRKGLTKPTFASKPTFASKPNYQDKGKSSSTTNTAFKTNVPARDDREKKEEATKRTKDIQCFRCRGLGHYANRCPNQKVMVLLENGEVESEEDKEDLGAVYDDDDDKEALDFPVHGPLLVTRRVLDDTTDPIFDEEVDGVIDEFCSTFVKISDPIYDEDVLDEPSHGSLLVTRRALSVQPKSNDKEQRENLFHSRCLISDKVCSLIIDGGSCTNVASDTLVKKLGLVTRPLSRPFRLEWLNEAGEQYVKEQVTVPLSIGRYEDEVVCNVLPMDACHVLLGRPWQFDKKAVHDGFTNRHSFDHQGKKITLVPLSPSEVHQDQVQLKKNRDQDSKADKPETSTRNSNFFVKESQVRKSLCSQKPFILLIYKESLLASSSSDLAPEIPSEFLGILQDYSDVFPEENPKGLPPVRGIEHQIDLVPGASLPNRPAYRTNPVETKELEKQINDLLEKGYIRESLSPCAVPVLLVPKKDGSWRMCVDCRAINNITVKYRHPIPRLDDMLDELHGSKYFSKIDLRSGYHQIRMKEGDEWKTAFKTKLGLYEWLVMPFGLTNAPSTFMRLMNHVLRSFIGHFVVVYFDDILIYSKSLEEHKQHLKSVLEVLRKERLFANLGKCSFGTDHVVFLGFVVGADGLRVDEQKVQAIRDWPIPTSIGEVRSFHGLAGFYRRFVQNFSTLAAPLTEVIKKNVGFKWGPAQEEAFEILKGKLTHAPLLVLPDFSKAFEIECDASGVGIGAVLMQEGKPVAYFSEKLGGAMLNYPTYDQELYALVRALQTWQHYLCPKEFIIHTDHQSLRHLKGQQKLNKRHARWMEFIETFPYVIKYKQGKENVVADALSRRYTLLSALETKLLGFEFIKDLYASDQDFKEIFRKCPKVAYGKYFQNSGFLFFDNRLCVPQCSLRELFLREAHGGGLMGHFGVKKTYKAVHDHFYWPSLMKDVERICSRCVVCKKSKSKSSNHGLYSALPIPSHPWVDISMDFVLGLPRSKSGRDSIFVVVDRFSKMAHFIPCHKTDDATQVADLFFREIVRLHGMPKTIVSDRDAKFLSYFWKTLWSKLGTRLMFSTTCHPQTDGQTEVVNRTLSALLRSLVKKNLRLWEECLPHVEFAYNHAMHSATKFSPFEVVYGFNPLCPLDLLPLPLSERVSTDGKRKADTIKKLHEQVRANIEAKTEIYKRYANQKRKEVIFKEGDLVWVYLRKERFPEERKSKLMPRVDGPFQILKRINDNAYQLDLQGKYDISSSFNSEDQSMESDQNEDQNVRNNATEVQSIDRAEHTARAVYRLDPHSSGLELQHNPRPDGQINRTEVRLSRPVRHAKSFGQARSEVVRVESKSDHGLSLLSRLGRTGDRSDELIRHFDQFMNFDQPNLSKARLLRLSEDLAIFWPGTVHESHPSVHEERTGRVLLLTAGRAISYIESGQE comes from the exons ATGgacagtgaagaagaaagaaaccgacCCGGAAACTCACATGCCGGGCtatctaacttgcaaatgcgTGCTCTCAATGATTCTATGTCTAACTTGTTGAATACAGGTTTGGAGGCGATCCATCAGAGGCTTGATGAACTTCAGGGCCGTCCAACTCAGTCACGTACCAGAACCAGACGTGACCACCCAAGGAGGAACAGCTGGTCCGATCTAGAAATCCGAGAAGAGTCTTATGATGATGATCgatccatcaaccgtccaaggagagttcctaggcatcaaaaccgaggtgatgtcaatccttttggtagaaatgaaagaaccaatgatggcttgggtggtttgaaattgaaaattccaagttttgatggcaaaaatgatccggatgcttttcttgaatgggaaagaaaaattgaacttgtgtttgattgtcaaaattgttctgatattaaaaaggttagacttgctgctgctgagtttactggctatgctattaactggtatgatcgAGTTGTGACTAGCAGGAGGAGAGCAGGTGAGGCGCCAGTCGATACATGGGATGAGCTTTCCATGCTGATGCGGAGACGTTTTGTTCCCGACCATTACCACCGGGATCTACACCATAAACTCAGGCGTTTGCTTCAAGGTTCTAAGACAGttgaggactatcaccaggagatggagACCTTGATGATCAAAGCGGATGTAGAAGAACCCTTAGACGCCACCATGGCCAGATTTCTTACCGGGCTCAACCGGGACATACAAGACCGCATGGAGCTGGAAGACTATAACAGCATGGAGCAGATGCTACACAAGGCTGTGCTGATCGAgcaacaagtcaagagaaagggtctcactaaaccaacctttgcttctaaaccgacctttgcttccaagccaaactatcaagacaagggtaagtcttcttccacaacaaataCAGCTTTTAAGACTAATGTCCCTGCTCGTGatgatagagaaaagaaagaagaggctaCCAAACGAACTAAAGACATCCAATGCTTTAGGTGTCGTGGCCTTGGCCACTATGCCAATCGATGTCCGAACCAAAAGGTGATGGTGCTTttggagaatggagaagtcgaatctgaagaagacaaggaggaTCTCGGAGCagtgtatgatgatgatgatgataaagaagCACTTGACTTCCCGGTTCATGGTCCCCTTCTTGTTACTAGGAGGGTCTTGGACGACACCACTGATCCCATCTTCGATGAGGAGGTCGATGGAGTGATCGATGAGTTTTGCTCGACCTTTGTGAAGATTTCTGATCCGATTTATGATGAAGATGTCCTTGATGAGCCGAGCCATGGTTCACTACTGGTTACTAGGCGTGCCTTGAGTGTCCAACCAAAATCCaatgacaaagaacaaagggagaatctctttcactctagatgtctcatttctgataaagtttgttctttaatcattgatggaggtagttgcactaatgtggctagtgacacccttgtaaagaaacttgggcttgttactcgacctctttctcgtcctttcaggttggagtggctcaatgaggccggagaacagtatgtgaaggagcaagtcacagttccactctccattggccgatatgaggatgaggttgtgTGCAATGTGCTTCCCATGGATGCTTGCCATGTTCTTTTGGGCCGGCCTTGGCAATTTGACAAGAAGGCAGTGCATGATGGTTTCACCAACCGGCATTCATTTGATCATCAGGGAAAGAAGATCACCTTGGTGCCTTTGTCGCCTTCGGAAGTTCATCAAGACCAGGTCCAACTTAAGAAGAATCGAGACCAAGACTCTAAAGCTGATAAACCTGAGACCAGTACcagaaactccaacttctttgtcaaggaaagtcaggtaaggaagtctctTTGCTCTCAAAAGCCATTTATCTTACTGATTTATAAAGAGTCTCTCTTGGCCTCATCGTCTTCTGATCTTGCACCGGAGATTCCGAGTGAGTTTTTAGGTATCTTGCAGGATTAttctgatgtgtttccagaagaaaatCCCAAAGGATTGCCACCGGTAAGAGGCATTGAACATCAGATTGATCTCGTCCCGGGCGCCTCTCTACCGAACCGACCAGCGTACCGCACCAATCCGGTCGAGACCAAGGAGTTGGAGAAACAGATCAATGACTTGCTTGAAAAGGGATACATCAGAGAGAGTCTCAGTCCCTGTGCCGTGCCTGTtctacttgtaccaaagaaggatggttcctggaggatgtgtgtggactgccgggccataaacaacatcacggtaaagtatcgacatcctatccctcgtcttgatgatatgcttgatgaactccatggttctaagtacttttctaagatagatttgagaagtggctatcatcagattaggatgaaagaaggtgatgaatggaaaacggcctttaaaacaaaactaggtttgtatgagtggcttgtcatgccctttggtctcacgaatgcacctagtactttcatgcgcctaatgaatcatgtcttgaggtcttttattggtcattttgttgtggtttactttgatgacattcttaTTTACAGCAAAAGCCTTGAAGAGCACAAACAGCACttgaaatctgttcttgaagtccttagaaaggaacgtttgtttgctaaccttggaaagtgttcttttggcacagatcatgtggtctttctaggttttgttgtaggtgcagATGGCTTGAGAGTGGACGAGCAGAAGGTCCAAGCAATCCGGGACTGGCCGATTCCGACCTCCATTGGTGAAgtaagaagcttccatggccttgccggcttctataggcgatttgttcaaaacttcagtaccttggccgctcctcttactgaagtaatcaagaagaacgtggggttcaaatggggaccagctcaggaagaagcattcgaaattcttaaagggaagttgactcatgcccctttacttgtacttccagatttttctaaagcttttgaaatcgaatgtgatgcttctggtgttggtattggtgctgtgttgatgcaggaaggAAAACCAgtggcttatttcagtgagaagctggGAGGAGCCATGCTCAACTACCCCACATACGACCAAGAACTCTATGCCTTGGTGAGGGCCCTTCAAACGTGGCAGCACTATCTTTGTCCTAAGGAGTTCATTATCCACACTGATCATCAGTCTCTAAGACACCTTAAGGGTCAGCAAAAGCTCAACAAGAGGCATGCTCGTTGgatggagttcattgagacattcccatatgtgatcaagtacaaacaaggtaaggagaatgttgtggccgatgcattgtctcgaaggtatactcttctctCAGCTCTTGAAACTAAACTGCttggttttgaatttatcaagGATCTTTATGCCTCTGATCAGGACTTTAAAGAGATTTTTCGAAAATGCCCAAAGGTTGCTTATggcaaatactttcaaaattctggtttcttattctttgataaccgtttgtgtgtgccccaatgttctttgagggagttgtttctcagggaagctcatggaggTGGGCTTATGGGACATTTTGGTGTCAAAAAGACTTACAAGGCGGTTCatgatcacttctattggccgagCTTAATGAAAGATGTGGAACGGATATGTAGCCGTtgtgtggtgtgcaagaagtCTAAATCCAAGTCTTCAAACCACGGTTTGTATTCTGCACTTCCtattccttctcatccttgggtagacatttctatggatttcGTGTTAGGATTGCCAAGGTCTAAGTCTGGAcgagattcaatctttgttgttgttgacagattttcgaaaatggctcatttcattccttgtcataaaactgatgatgccacACAAGTAGCTGATTTGTTCTTTAGAGAGATTGTTAggttgcatggaatgcctaagaccattgtatctgatcgtgatgctaagttccttagttacttttggaaaaccttatggtctaaactaggaacaAGATTGATGTTTTCTacaacttgtcatccgcaaactgatggtcaaactgaagtTGTTAATCGAACCTTGTCTGCTCTGCTTAGGTCTTTGGTTAAGAAGAATCTTAGGCTTTGGGAAGAATGTTTACcacatgttgagtttgcttacaaTCATGCAATGCATTCTGCTAcgaagttttctccttttgaagtTGTTTATGGGTTTAATCCTTTGTgtccacttgatcttttacctttgcctttgagtgaaagagttagtacagaTGGCAAGAGGAAGGCGGACACTATCAAAAAGCTACATGAACAGGTTCGTGCAAACATTGAAGCCAAGACCGAGATCTATAAAAGATATGCCAATCAGAAAAGAAAGGAAGTTATTTTCAAAGAAGGCGATCTTGTTTGGGTTTACTTGAGGAAGGAGCGATTTCCAGAAGAAAGAAAGTCTAAACTTATGCCTCGGGTCGATGGTCCATTCCAGATCCTCAAAAGAATCAATGACAATGCTTATCAGCTTGAtcttcaaggtaagtatgaCATTTCTTCGAGCTTTAAT tccgaggatcagtccatggaatcAGATCAGAACGAGGATCAGAACGTCCGGAACAACGCAACTGAGGTTCAGTCCATCGATCGGGCCGAACATACCGCTCGGGCCGTGTATCGTCTTGACCCGCACTCGTCCGGTTTGGAGCTTCAGCATAACCCACGACCAGATGGCCAAATCAACCGTACTGAAGTTCGCCTCTCCCGTCCTGTTCGACATGCTAAGTCCTTTGGTCAAGCCAGAAGTGAAGTTGTTCGAGTGgaatccaaatccgaccatggtCTCTCGCTCTTAAGCCGTCTTGGCCGAACCGGCGATCGTTCTGATGAACTGATCCGACACTTCGATCAGTTCAtgaactttgatcagccaaatctctCTAAGGCAAGACTCTTGAGGCTGTCCGAAGACTTAGCCATCTTTTGGCCCGGAACAGTTCATGAAAGTCATCCGTCCGTACATGAAGAACGAACCGGCCGTGTACTTCTTCTCACCGCGGGACGTGCTATCAGTTACATCGAATCTGGACAAGAGTAG